Sequence from the Actinocatenispora sera genome:
CCCCGACCGGAGACTGACGGCCGATGCGAAACGCTACACGAGCAGGACCACCCTGCACAGCCTCTTCGCTTTCGTGTGGTATGAGCTCTTGGTAAAACCCCAGGCCAGCGGGTTCCACCGAGACGAGGTCCGAACGCGGAAACTCAGGAATGCCGGCGGGACTGGACGATCCGGAACCGGCCGGCGACGTACGCATCGTCGGTGAGGCAGGCGTTCGCGGCCGGATTCGCGCCGGTGGCGTGGAAGTCGCTGAAGGCCGCGGACTGGTTGACGTACACCCCGCCGGTCAGGTTCTCCGACAGGTGCACACCGACGGTGACGGCGACCCGCTCGGCGGCGGCCAGCACCGCCTCGTCGGTGGAGTAGACCGACGCGGTCAGCGCGCCGCGTTCGGCGACGGTGCGCTCGAATGCGGCCAGCGACGCGGTCGTCCCGTCGGTCGCGATCAGGAAGCTGATCGGGCCGAACCATTCCCTGCCGTACGCGGTGTCGTCGCCGACCGACAGCCGGCGGATCAGCGGTGTGCGCACGACCGCGTCGGCGTGCGCCGGATGTGCGACGGTACGCGAGTCCAGCACCGCCTCGCCGACGTGCGCGGCGGCCGACACCCGGTCGCGTACCCCGTCGTTGACGATGGCGCCGGTCAGCTCCACGCCGCGGGCGTCGTCGTCGGTCAGCTTGCGCACCGCGGCGGCAATGCCGTCGGCGACCTCGTCGAAGCTCTTGTGCCCCGATTCGGTGTCGATGCCGCCGGCCGGCAGGTAGATGTTCTGCGGCGTCGTGCACATCTGCCCCGAGTACAGGGTGAGCGAGAAGCCGATGTTCGCGCACATCCCGGCGAAGTCGTCGGTCGAGTCGACGACGATCGTGTTGACGCCGGCCTTCTCGGTGTAGACCTGCGCCTGCCGCGCGTTCGCCTCCAGCCAGTCGCCGAACTCGGTCGAGCCGGTGAAGTCGACGATGCGCACCTCGGGCCGGGTGGCGAGCTCGGCGGCGATCCGCTCGCCGGGCGCCTCCGCGGCCAGCTGCACCAGGTTCTCGTCGAACCCCTGCTCCGCCAGCACCTCCCGGGCGTACCGGACGGTGATCGCGAGCGGCAGCACCGCGCCGGGGTGTGGCTTGACGACGACCGGGTTGCCGGTGGCGAGGCTCGCGAACAGCCCGGGGTACCCGTTCCAGGTGGGGAACGTGTTGCAGCCGATCAGCAGCGCCACGCCGCTCGGGATCACGTGGTAGGTCTTGTCCATCGCCAGCGGGGGCCGCTTGCCCTGCGGCTTCTCCCAGTGCGCGCCGGCCGGGTGCCGGGTCATCGCCGCGTACGAGTAGGCGACGGCTTCCAGCCCGCGGTCCAGCGCGTTCGCGCCGCCCGCCTGGAACGCCATCACGAACGCCTGGCCGGTGGTGAACTGGACCGCGTTCGCCAGCTCGAACACGTGCTGGTGCAGCCGGGCGAGGATCTCCAGGCAGGCGCCGACCCGCGCCTCGACGCCGGCGTCCCGCCAACCGGGCAGCGCGGCGGTGGCGTTGGCCAGCAGCGCGTCCACGCCGGTGTGCGGGTACCGCACGTCGAGCGGCAGGCCGAACGGGCTCGACTCGGTGGCGACCCGGTCGCCCGGCGCCTCGAGCGGGAAGTCGGCCCCGAGGTACGCCTCGAACGCCACCTTGCCCTCACCCGCCGCCGTCTCCCCGTACACGCGGGGGCTGGGCGACTCGGGGTAGGCGGACCAGAAACCGCGCCGCCGGATCGTGTCCAGCGCCTGGGTCAGGGTCTTCTCGTGTGCCGCGAACAGCGGGTGGCTGCCGGTGGCCTCGGTGGTAACCGTCATGCCGCCATCATGCCGCCGCATCCGCCGCCCCGACAGCCACCCGGCCCCTGTCGATCTTGGTTGCGGTCGCGCGGCAAACGCTTACCCGCCGGATCACGCCAGGAACGACGCGGACGGCGGCAGATCAGACGGACTGCTGCCAGGCGTCCCAGAGGTCGACGGCGCGGAACCCGAGCTGCTCGTTGATCGCGATCATGTGCGCGTTCTCGGTCGCGTTCCAGGTGTGCACCGACGTCAGTTCCGGTTCGTCCGACACCGCCCGGTGCAGGTTCGCCAGCTTGGTCAGCATGCCGAGCCGGTGCCCGCGGTGCTCCGGGAGCACCAGGGTGATCTCCTGGAGCAGCGTCTCCGGCCGGCCGCCCAGGCCGAGAAGCTCGCTCCACGCGACCACCTCGCCGGTCGGTTCGTGCCGCACCATCGTGTGGTAGCTGCGACGCCCCCGCACGGCGGCCGCCCGCTCGCCGTCCCGTACCTGCGCGACGTCGATGTTCTCCGGCTCCCACTCGACGTCGCCCAGCGGAATCTCGCCCATGAACCTGCTGCTCAGTGCGGCCCGGCCGGCGACCAGCTCGTCCGGTGTCGGCCCGCGCCAGGTGTGCACCGTGTAGCCGGCGCCGGCGAGCGCACGGTACTCGGCGGCCTGCGCGGCGAGCGCGTCCGCCGACAGCGTGGTGACGTCGAGGACGCGCCGGGCCTCGGTCTGCGCCCGGCTGGCACCCATCGCGGTGGCGAACGGCGTACCGGGGTCCGGCCGCGGCGGGCCGTCCGGCAGCCCGCGGACCGACTCCGCCAGCAGCCGGCTCCGGCCCTCGGCCCGCAGCACCTCGCGCAGCTCGCGGTACAGCGCGGTGCCGACGCCCTGTCGCCGCACGTCGGGCCGCACGATCAGCTCGACCTCGGCGTTCTCCAGGTTGTCCAGCAACGGCAGGTCGACGAAGAGGATGCCGTCGATCCGCCCGTCGCGCTCGGCGACCCGGCGCACCGTCCGGTGTCCGGGCCACGGCATCCGAAGCTGCCCGAGCAGTTCCTCCCGGGATCCGTCCGGCATCCCGGGAGCGTCGACCACCGTGGCCAGACGCTGCACGTCGAGCCAGCCATCGACGTCGGTCCCGGACCGGAACTCACGAATCTCCATCCGTTCAGGATGCGATCGCCGGTCGCCCGCCGCGACCGAATTCCGCTCCCCGGCCCGCACCGGGCCGACCGCCAGGAGAGCCCCCGAGCGCGGTACCGCGTCACCCGTCCAGGTTTGCCACCTGCTGGGGGCAGCAGCGTCAGCGCGCGGTAGAGCGCGGCCCGCAGGCCGGCAGGGGCCGGGCCGCGCCCGGCCCGGTCGGCGCACCGACCGGGTCCGGGTGCGGGGGTGCCGGCGGCTAGCCACCGAACCCCCGCACCGACCGGGTCCGGGTGCGGGGGTGCCGGCGGCTAGCCACCGAACCCATCGAGGCCGGACGGCGAGCCGAGGCCCGTCGGGCCGTCGTAGCCGGCGACACCTGTGCACAGGTAGTCGCCGCCGCAGTCGAGCGCCTCGCTGGCGTTGCTACCGCCGACCACGTCGCGCAGCGCGCCGGCGTGCTCGTACAGGTAGCTGGCGTCATCGAACAGTTCGGGGTGGCCGGCCAGCGCGATGACCCCGGCGATCAGCGGCGCGGATGCGCTGGTACCGCCGGCGACCGCCCAGTCGAGCCCGTCGGCCGAGTCGTACACCGCCACGCCGGTCGCCGGGTCGGCTACCGCGGAAATGTCGGCGACCGTCCGGCCGGGGCAGTTCGGGTCGTGCTGCCAGCCGGGCTTCGCGGTCCAGGCCGAGCAGCCGCTACCCGCGCCGGACCACGCCGACTCGGTCCACTTTCCATCCACTGTGGACAGACTGGTACCGCCGATCGCGACCACGCTGTCGTAGGCCGCCGGTACCTGCGGGATCTGGTACCCGTAGTCGCCGGAGGAGGCGACGATCGCGACGCCGGGATGCCGGTAATGTGCCGCCAGCCGGCCGGTCCCGCTGTACTCCTCACCGCCGTAGCTGTTGGAGATCTCGGTCGCGCCGAGCGCCGCGGCCGTATCGACCGCCGCGGCCAGGTCGTCCGGTGCCGCGGAATCCGCCGCCACCACGAGGATCCGGCACGCGGAGCAGGCGGCGGACACCATGTCCACGTCCAACGAGATCTCCGGGCCCCACCCCTGGTCGCCGGGTAGCGGAGCTGCCTCGCCGGCCTGGTTGACCACCCGCAGGCAGCCATCGTCGACGGTGCACGGCGGCAGCCCGTACGTCTGCCGGTAGACGGCGAGGTCCGCGGCGAGATTCGGCGTGCTGCCGGCGTCGATGATCGCCACCGTCTGGTCGGCGCCACCGGCGTCCGGCAGCCCGTACGCCGACCGAAGCTCGGCCGGTCCGAACCCGGCCGGCTTCGCGTCGGTGCCATCGGACGCGGCACCGCGGCGCCCGGGCGCGGTGCCGCCCGGGCTCGCGGTTCCGTGCGGCAGATCGGTACGCAGCTGGGCGAAGCAGCGCAGGTCCCCCGGCGCCGGCCGGCCACAGACGTCGCGTACCGACAGGCCCGTGGGCGCGCCGGGTGTTGCGGTCGTGCCGGCGTGTGCCGGTGCGGACAGCCCGGCCACCGCCAATGCCGCGGCCGCGGCCAGCGCGAACGTTCGTACTCTCATCGTTTCCCTCCGTACCCGCTCAGCCGGCGATCGTGTAGGCGGCGGTGATGGTCTGGGTCAGCGTGCCGCCGAGTGCGTCGGTCGCGGTCAGCCGCAGGCTCGGCGAGCTGCCGCGCGCCGCGGCGGGGTTGGCCCACGAGACCTGGTACCGGCCGTGCGTGCCGACCACCCGCGCCGGCTGCCAGCTGGAGCCGTCGTCGGTGGACACCTCGACCCGCACCGAGGTGATCGGCGCCGTACTGCCGAACTTCCCGTACCGCTGGTGGCCGACCCGCAGCTGCATCGTCTGGGTGGCCAGATCGCTGGTGTTGTGGGCGTCCACCGCCAGCCGGTAGCTCGCGGACAGCACCGGCAGCACGCGGCACGGCGTGTCCGCGGACTGCCCGGCGCAGCTGCCCGGCGCCGGCATCGCGACCGCGGTCGACGGCGCGTACCGGAACGTCAGGACGGTGACCGACCTGGTCGCCTGGCTGACCGTGGCCACTCCGGTCCGATCCACCTCGTACCGCATCCGGAAGTCGGCCGACTCGGCCGGATCCGCGGTGAACTGGGCGTCCAGGTACGGCATCGGCCGGTCGGCCAGCAGCGTTCCGTTGCGGTACAGGCGGAATCTGGTGTCGACACCTCGCGGCATGAAGCCGGTGACGTGCCCGTCGCTGTCCACCGCCGCCTGCAGCCCGACGTCGAACGTGTCGCCGGCGAGGCAGGCCACGCAGCCGGCAGGCTCCGGGTACTGGCCGACCCCGGGCACCAGCGGCCCGCGACCCCAGTCCACGTCGTACTCGTGGCCGGCCAGGTAACGGCGCGGCTGGCCCCAGAACGGCAGCCCGTTGCCGTTCACGATGGCCTGGATCCACCCACCACCGTCCGCGGTACCGACGTAGTCGGTCACCTCGCCCGGCATCTGCTGCACCGGAGACGGGTTGAGCATCGTCGGCGTGTGCGCGAGCACGTCGTCGTACGCGCCGCTGTAGAGCATCCCGGTGTCGCGGGCCTGCGCCGGATCGCCGAAGAAGTGCTGGTGCACGGTCGCCAGGTGCGCCGGCTCGACCCGCAACGACTCGTCGGCGGGGATGTGGTCGAACGCGAACGCCACGTCGTAGCGGTACGCCTCGACACCGGCCGGCGACTGCCTGCAGAACTGCAGCACGTAGTGCAGCCGGCCGATCTGCGCCGCCGGCCGCGGCGACACGTACAGCACGTCGTCGCCGGCGACCCCCTGAAACTCCTCGATGCCACCGCCGACCGCGTCCTGTCGGACGAACCGCACGATCGCCTGCGCCGGTAGGCTCGGTCGCGGAGTCGCCACCGAGACCCGGGCGGTGGCCGCGGTCTCGGCCACCGGCACCGTCGTCGTGTCGCCCGCGTCGACCGTCACGTCGGCACCGATGACGTAGTGCAGCCCGGTCTGCTCGCCCTGCTCGTCGAAGTCCCGGAACGACGCGGTGAAGCTGTAGTGCCCGACCGGCACGGCTACCCGACCGATCCCGTCGACCACCGATACGTACACGTCGGCGCGCCGCGCGTCGTCGGTGTTCACCAGGTGCACGCCGGTCGTGGTCGCGGCGCCGGCCAGGTCGGTGGCCCGGAACTCGACGATCGCCTGCGCATAGTGCGGCGACACCTGCCGCGACGCACCGGATGCCAGCCGCATCCCGGTCAGCCCGGGCACCAGCTCGCCGCTGCCGGCGGGCCGGCCGGCCCGCACGTCCGCGCCGATCGCCGCCCGCACCGCGGCCCCGAACGTCCGGGTCGAGTCGGCGGTCAGGTACCCGCCCGCGGTGGCGCCGTCGACGGTCGTCAGGGTGACCCCGGGCGGAGCGCTCGGCGTCACCCCGGCGGCGAACGTCATCCGTACCGGGATCCGTTTCCCAGCACCGAGTTTCGCCAGCTCGGTCACGTCGAACAGGGACCGGTCCAACGGCCGCCCCAGGTACGGTGCCGCCGCAGGCGGGATCGCGTACCGGTCGCCGTCGCTCCCGGTACTCCAGGACAGCCCGGTGGGATGCGCCGTCAGTACTCCGCCGGGGCCGACGCCCACCCGCTGCCCGGTCGCGAGCGTGATCTGCGCACCGGCAGCCGCACCGCTCACCCCGCCGGCCACGCCGCCCGACCCGCCGCCCGGTCTCCTGCCGCCGCCGTCGGCGTGGGCCGCGCCCCCGGTCATCACCAGCCCCAGCACGGTCAGCATTGCCACCGCACCCGACCGGACCCGTACCCGCCGCCTTCGACTGCCTCGCCCCGGTTCCCGCACCGGCCACCCCTTCCGTTCGCTGCCCATCACCCTTACTTGCCGCAGCGAGCCCCCACCCTTCACGCCCCACCGACACCCGCCGCCACCCGCACCGGCCGCCGTTGATCAAGGGATGCCGAAGTTGATCAAGGGATCCGGTCACGTTTCCGCTGGACGCCGGGGCGCAATCCCTTGATCAACGCTGCGAGACCTTGATCAACCGGACAGTGCGGAGCGGCCGGGCGGGTGGCGAGGAGTTGCCGATCCGGCCGAGCGCGGCGTGGTGGCTGATGTCGGGCCAGGGTTTCGTCACAGGCCGGGTGCTCACGCTGGACGACCGACAACTCGGAACGCGGGGGTCCGGGGCTCGGCCGGGAGGCCGGACGGCCAAGGCGTGCGCGGTCGGCACGCACACTGCGTGGCCACGTGATTGGCGCGGGAGGGGCACCACGTCGACCGCGCCGAAGCGCAGGATTTGGGTGTCGCTGCTCGACGAATCGTGCAGGACAGGAGGTGTGGTGCCCTCCCGCGTCGCATATGTTCCACCTTCGCGACGCTGCCGTCAAGTGCGGTTACGCACTGCAACGATGACCGGCGAGTACGGCATGTTCCCCGCCGGCCGGTGCACCCGAACCGGCGGGGAATCCGCCCCGACCCGACCGGCCGCCGCCCAGGGCGGCCGGAGCAGCTTCAGCCGAGCAGACCGGCCGGAGCAGCTTCAGCCGAGCAGGCCGGCCTCGCGGGCGGCCTTGAGCGAGGGGCGGACGGTGTGGGTGGGGCCGACCTGGGTGGACACCGCGTCGATGGTCTTGAGGCCCTCGCCGGTGTTGTACACGACGGTCTCGGCGTCCCGGTCGAGCTTGCCGGCCTCGACGAGCTTCTTGAGCACCGCGACGGTGACCCCGCCGGCGGTCTCGGCGAACACCCCGGTGGTACGGGCGAGCAGCTGGATGCCGTCGCGGATCTCGTCGTCGGTGACGTAGTCCATCCAGCCGCCGGTGCGCCGCACGGCCTCCAGCGCGTACGGCCCGGCGGCGGGGTCGCCGATGTTGAGCGACTTGGCGATGCCGGTGGGCTTGACCGGGCTGATCTGGTCGGTACCGGCCTGCAGCGCGGCGGCGATCGGGTTGCAGCCGGCGGACTGGGCGCCGAACACCCGCCACGGCGTGTCGTCCACCAGGCCGATCTCGACCAGTTCGCTGAACGCCTTGTCGATCTTGGTGAGCAGCTCGCCGGACGCCATCGGGATCACGACCTGCTGCGGCAGCCGCCAGCCGAGCTGCTCGGCCACCTCGTACCCGAGGGTCTTGGAGCCTTCGGCGTAGTACGGCCGGACGTTGACGTTGACGAACGCCGTCTCTTCGAACTCGTCGGTCTCGGTGAGTTCCTGGCACAGCCGGTTGACGTCGTCGTACGAGCCTTCGATGGCGATGACCTGGCCCTGGTAGACGGCGCTGGTGACGACCTTGTTCTGCTCCAGGTCGTACGGGATGAACACGATGCTCGGCACGCCGGCGCGGGCGCCGTGCGCGGCGACGGAGTTGGCCAGGTTGCCGGTGGAGGCGCAGGCGAACCGGGTGAAGCCGAGCCCCTTCGCGGCGGTCAGCGCGACGGAGACGACCCGATCCTTGAACGAGTGGGTGGGGTTCGCCGAGTCGTCCTTGACCCACAGCGTCCTGAGGCCGAGCTCGGCGGCGAGCGCGTCCGCCTTGATCAGCGGGGTCATGCCGGGGTTGACCGTGACGCGGCTGGCCGGGTCCTGGCCGGTGGGCAGCAGCGGCGCGTACCGCCAGATGTTGTGCGGGCCGGCCTCGATGTCGGCGCGGGTGACGGCGCGCAGCGCGGCCTGGTCGTAGCCGACCTCGACCGGGGCGAAACACTCGTAACAGGCGTTCTGCGCGATCAGCGGGTATTCGGCCCCGCAGTTGCGGCAGACCAGCGCGCGAGCCGGGTTGACGGCGATGTCGGAGGGACCTGCGATCACGCTCATGCGAAGCCTTTCGCTCATCTTTCCCGCGCCGGTCTGGTCGCGGGCCGGAATTGGCACCTGCCGGCTCGCGTCGAGCGCGAGCTGCGGTGGTTGCCGGGGCGTCATCGGGCCGGTCCCTCAGCCCCTCTGGATGAGGTGCATGTGAAGTTGTACGCGCAGCTTACCCATCGGCGCGCCGGTGTCTCCGTCCGTGGTCCCACTGCGTGGACGTGAGATCGACCATGCCGTCAGCCGGTGCCGCTCCCTCGGCGGCACCGGCTGACGGCCAGCGAGGTCAGCGGGGCGACAGCCCGTCGGCCGACGTCCACTCCGGCCCGGTCAGGACGCGTCCGGTGGCGCCGACCGGTACGGGCTGTGCCGGGACCCGGCCGGCCGTGGCAACCGGTACGGGCTGGACCGGGACCGGGCCGGCCGTCGCATGCGGTTCGCGCTGGGCCGGGACCGGGCCGGCCGCGGCGCGGACGCCGGTGGTGGCCCGGGCGGTGGCGCGACGGGCCAGGACGTTCGTGGCGACCAGGGCGGCGACGGTCAGCGCGGCGCCGGCGATCTCGGCCGGTACCGGGCGGTACCCGCGGACGATCTGGATGCCGAACGTGATCACCGGTACCAGGTTCATGAACAGCGCGGCGTTGGGCGCGCCGAGCCGGCGGATCGCCACGTTCCAGGCCAGTACCGCGAGGACCGAGGAGGCGATCGCGATGTACCCGAGCTGCCAGGCGTCGGCGCCGAGCGCACCCGGGCCGGGCAGGTGGCCGATGCCGGTCAGGTCGGCGACGAGGGCGACCAGTACGGTCGCGGCGGCGCCGACGATCTGGGTCAGCGTGCTGAACCGCAGCGAGCCCCAGCTGGCGAACCGGCTGGCACCGTGGGTGTACACCGCCCAGCCGACCACACCGAGGAACGCCATCGCGTCGCCGCTGCCGATCGCCCCGAGGTCGGTCGGGTGGCCGTGCGTGATGACCAGTCCGACCCCGACCAGCGCCAGCAGCATCAGGCCGAGGGTGGGCAGCGTGGGCCGGACCCGATCGCGTACCCACCGGACCAGCACGGTGAGCAGCGGGGTCAGCGCGACCATGAGCGCGCCGTTCTGCGGGGCGGTGTAGCCCAGGGCGATGTTGACGAGCAGGTTGAAGCCGGCGATGCCGACCACGCCGAGTACCGCGATCTCCGCGAACCGCCCCTCGGTACGGAACGCGCGCCGGCCGGCGGTGGCGGCGAGCACCGCGGCGAGCACCGCGGCGGCGATCAGGTAGCGCGCGGCGGTGAGGTGGTACGCGTCGACGTGCCGGAGGGCACCGGCCATGACGATGAACATGCCGCCCCAGATGGCGACGGAGAACAGCGGGAGCCCGTACGAGCTGGACCTGGACATGAGCGAGTCACCCTTTGTTCGATGGATCTCGAACCTTCGACCCGGCCCACACTAGGTGCATGTTCGACGATTGTCGAACATGAGTTACCCTTGACACATGGAGCTCTACGAGCCGGACGTGGCCGCCGTGCCGGTGACCACGATCCTGTCCGCGCTGGGCGACGAGGCCCGGCTGGAGATCGTGCGCGAACTGGACCGCGACGGCGAGCGCTGCTGCGGCACGTTCGACCTCGGCCTGGCCAAGGCCACCCGGTCGCACCACCTCAAGGTGCTGCGTGAGGCGGGCGTCACGCACACCCGCATCGAGGGCACCAGCCGGTACGTCTCGCTCCGCCGGGACGAGCTGGAACGCCGCTACCCGGGCCTGCTCTCCGCCGTCCTCGCCACCGCCCCCACCCCCTGACCAGCCGGCAGCCGGCGGGAAGCCGGCGCCTGGGTGGCGGTGGGTCGGCACACTGGGGGCATGACGATGCCTTCGCAGCCTGCTGCGCTCGCCTGTCCGCTGTGCCGGAACCAGGATTTTCAGCGCGAGGAGGGGCGGCTGGACAGCAAGTGGGGCGTGACCTCGCACAAGATGGTGCTGATGATCTGCACCCGCTGCCGCTACATCCTGCACTTCTACGACAAGCACTCGATCTTCGACTTCGACTGACCGGCCACCGCCTCGACGGGCGCGGCGCCAGGGTCAGGACGTGACGTCCTTGCGCAGGAAGCGCCACCAGGCGAGCGCGGTGAAGCCACCGGCGTAGAGCAGCGCGGACAGGGCGCCGCGGGTCATCAGGTCCCAACGCACCGGGTCGGTCAGCAACCCGGTGAAAGCCTCCTGGTAGTGCGTGGGCAGCAGCGCGCGCAGCCCGCCGAGCGCCGTCACCTGGTCGAGGATGCTGGACACGATGACCAGCAGCACCGCGCCACCGACCGCGCCGAGCGCGTTGTCGGTGCAGACCGACAGCAGGAACGCGAGCGCCGCCGGCACCAGCAGGACGATGGCCAGGTACCCGACCACGCCGGCGATGCGGGCCAGCGCCGGGCCGGGCGCGATGGTGTCACCGGTCATCGTCACCAGCGGATGCCAGCCGAACGCGGCGGCACCGACGGCGAGCGTGACGCCGGTCAGCACCACCAGCGCCGCCGCCGAGGACAGCAGCCCCACCGCGTACTTGACGCCGAGCAGCCGGCGCCGCGGCACCGGCGCGGCGAGCAGGTAGCGCAGCGAGCCGGAGCTGGCCTCGCTCGCCACCGTGTCGCCGCAGAACAGCGCGACGATCACCACCAGCAGGAACGACGCCGAGACGAACAGGGTGAACACGGTGAAGTTGGCCGCGCCGGACTTGGCCACGGTGACGAACGCGTCGGTCTGGTTCTGCGCCGACCCGCCGTTTCCGTCGGTACCGAACCGGAACGCCAGGAAGAGGATCACCGGCAGCGCGACCAGGAACGCGAACACCAGCTGGGTCCGCCGCCGGGTCAGCTGGCGGCGGATCTCGGTGCCGACCGACAGCGTGCGGGCCGGCCGGTAGCCGGCCGCCCGACCATCCACAGCGGACACTGTCATCCGGCACCCCGCTTCCGGCGGTCGACTGCCTGCACGTCGACGCTCATGACTCGCCCCGGTCGAGCAGGGCGAGGAAGGCGTCCTCCAACCGGCGCCGCGGTACCAGCCGGTCGACCTCGACGCCGCCGTCGACCAGCGCGTCGACCAGCCGGTGCCGGGGCGTACCGTCGGCGAGCTCGACCAGCAGGCCGCCGTCGGCCCGCGCCACCGTCGCCACCCCCGGTACGGCGGAGAGCAGCGGCTCGGCCGCGTCCGGGTCGGCGACGCCGACCAGCACGCTGGGCGAGTCGCCGATGATCTCGGCGACCGGACCGGCCGCCACCAGCTCGCCGCGGCGCATCACCACCACGTGCGTACACGTCTGCTCGACCTCGGCCAGCAGGTGGCTGGAGACCAGCACCGCGCGGCCGTCGGTGGCGTAGCGCTGCAGCACCCGGCGCATCTCGGCGATCTGCGGCGGGTCCAGCCCGTCGGTCGGCTCGTCCAGGATCAGCAGGTCGGGCAGGCCGAGCATGGCCTGGGCGATGGCGAGCCGCTGGCGCATCCCGTGGCTGTACGCCCGGACCCGCCGGTGGATCGCGTCGCCGAGGTCGGCGATGTCGAGCACCTCGTCGATCCGCGCGTCGTCGAGCGGGCGGCCGGTGGCCCTCCAGTACAGGGTGAGGTTGTCCAGGCCGGACAGGTGCGGCAGGAACCCGGGCCC
This genomic interval carries:
- a CDS encoding S53 family peptidase; translated protein: MRVRTFALAAAAALAVAGLSAPAHAGTTATPGAPTGLSVRDVCGRPAPGDLRCFAQLRTDLPHGTASPGGTAPGRRGAASDGTDAKPAGFGPAELRSAYGLPDAGGADQTVAIIDAGSTPNLAADLAVYRQTYGLPPCTVDDGCLRVVNQAGEAAPLPGDQGWGPEISLDVDMVSAACSACRILVVAADSAAPDDLAAAVDTAAALGATEISNSYGGEEYSGTGRLAAHYRHPGVAIVASSGDYGYQIPQVPAAYDSVVAIGGTSLSTVDGKWTESAWSGAGSGCSAWTAKPGWQHDPNCPGRTVADISAVADPATGVAVYDSADGLDWAVAGGTSASAPLIAGVIALAGHPELFDDASYLYEHAGALRDVVGGSNASEALDCGGDYLCTGVAGYDGPTGLGSPSGLDGFGG
- a CDS encoding ABC transporter permease, whose protein sequence is MTVSAVDGRAAGYRPARTLSVGTEIRRQLTRRRTQLVFAFLVALPVILFLAFRFGTDGNGGSAQNQTDAFVTVAKSGAANFTVFTLFVSASFLLVVIVALFCGDTVASEASSGSLRYLLAAPVPRRRLLGVKYAVGLLSSAAALVVLTGVTLAVGAAAFGWHPLVTMTGDTIAPGPALARIAGVVGYLAIVLLVPAALAFLLSVCTDNALGAVGGAVLLVIVSSILDQVTALGGLRALLPTHYQEAFTGLLTDPVRWDLMTRGALSALLYAGGFTALAWWRFLRKDVTS
- the paaN gene encoding phenylacetic acid degradation protein PaaN, yielding MTVTTEATGSHPLFAAHEKTLTQALDTIRRRGFWSAYPESPSPRVYGETAAGEGKVAFEAYLGADFPLEAPGDRVATESSPFGLPLDVRYPHTGVDALLANATAALPGWRDAGVEARVGACLEILARLHQHVFELANAVQFTTGQAFVMAFQAGGANALDRGLEAVAYSYAAMTRHPAGAHWEKPQGKRPPLAMDKTYHVIPSGVALLIGCNTFPTWNGYPGLFASLATGNPVVVKPHPGAVLPLAITVRYAREVLAEQGFDENLVQLAAEAPGERIAAELATRPEVRIVDFTGSTEFGDWLEANARQAQVYTEKAGVNTIVVDSTDDFAGMCANIGFSLTLYSGQMCTTPQNIYLPAGGIDTESGHKSFDEVADGIAAAVRKLTDDDARGVELTGAIVNDGVRDRVSAAAHVGEAVLDSRTVAHPAHADAVVRTPLIRRLSVGDDTAYGREWFGPISFLIATDGTTASLAAFERTVAERGALTASVYSTDEAVLAAAERVAVTVGVHLSENLTGGVYVNQSAAFSDFHATGANPAANACLTDDAYVAGRFRIVQSRRHS
- a CDS encoding GNAT family N-acetyltransferase; this encodes MEIREFRSGTDVDGWLDVQRLATVVDAPGMPDGSREELLGQLRMPWPGHRTVRRVAERDGRIDGILFVDLPLLDNLENAEVELIVRPDVRRQGVGTALYRELREVLRAEGRSRLLAESVRGLPDGPPRPDPGTPFATAMGASRAQTEARRVLDVTTLSADALAAQAAEYRALAGAGYTVHTWRGPTPDELVAGRAALSSRFMGEIPLGDVEWEPENIDVAQVRDGERAAAVRGRRSYHTMVRHEPTGEVVAWSELLGLGGRPETLLQEITLVLPEHRGHRLGMLTKLANLHRAVSDEPELTSVHTWNATENAHMIAINEQLGFRAVDLWDAWQQSV
- a CDS encoding DMT family transporter; protein product: MSRSSSYGLPLFSVAIWGGMFIVMAGALRHVDAYHLTAARYLIAAAVLAAVLAATAGRRAFRTEGRFAEIAVLGVVGIAGFNLLVNIALGYTAPQNGALMVALTPLLTVLVRWVRDRVRPTLPTLGLMLLALVGVGLVITHGHPTDLGAIGSGDAMAFLGVVGWAVYTHGASRFASWGSLRFSTLTQIVGAAATVLVALVADLTGIGHLPGPGALGADAWQLGYIAIASSVLAVLAWNVAIRRLGAPNAALFMNLVPVITFGIQIVRGYRPVPAEIAGAALTVAALVATNVLARRATARATTGVRAAAGPVPAQREPHATAGPVPVQPVPVATAGRVPAQPVPVGATGRVLTGPEWTSADGLSPR
- the thrC gene encoding threonine synthase, which produces MSVIAGPSDIAVNPARALVCRNCGAEYPLIAQNACYECFAPVEVGYDQAALRAVTRADIEAGPHNIWRYAPLLPTGQDPASRVTVNPGMTPLIKADALAAELGLRTLWVKDDSANPTHSFKDRVVSVALTAAKGLGFTRFACASTGNLANSVAAHGARAGVPSIVFIPYDLEQNKVVTSAVYQGQVIAIEGSYDDVNRLCQELTETDEFEETAFVNVNVRPYYAEGSKTLGYEVAEQLGWRLPQQVVIPMASGELLTKIDKAFSELVEIGLVDDTPWRVFGAQSAGCNPIAAALQAGTDQISPVKPTGIAKSLNIGDPAAGPYALEAVRRTGGWMDYVTDDEIRDGIQLLARTTGVFAETAGGVTVAVLKKLVEAGKLDRDAETVVYNTGEGLKTIDAVSTQVGPTHTVRPSLKAAREAGLLG
- a CDS encoding ArsR/SmtB family transcription factor; this translates as MELYEPDVAAVPVTTILSALGDEARLEIVRELDRDGERCCGTFDLGLAKATRSHHLKVLREAGVTHTRIEGTSRYVSLRRDELERRYPGLLSAVLATAPTP